The Propionispora hippei DSM 15287 DNA segment GTTTCGCCAGTAGGGCCTGTAATACCTGTTGCTCCAGCAACCCCAGCTTCTCCAGTTTCGCCGGTTATCCCGGTAGCACCCGTTTCACCAGCAGGACCAGTAGTGCCTGTTGCCCCCGTGATACCAGTTTCACCAGTGCTGCCAGTCGTCCCAGTAACACCTGTTTCACCGGCAGGGCCGGTCGTACCTGCCATCCCAGTGGCACCAGTTTCTCCAATGCTGCCGGTTAGCCCAGTAGCGCCTGTTTCACCGGTGCTGCCGGTCATTCCGGTAGAACCTGTCGTACCAGTTCCTCCAGTACTGCCGGCCATTCCAGTAGCACCGGTTTCACCAGCAGGACCGGTAGTGCCTGTTGCCCCCGTAACCCCAGTTTCTCCGGTGGCCCCGGTGATTCCGGTAGCGCCCGTTTCACCAGCAGGGCCTGTGATACCGGTAGCCCCAGTGATTCCGGTTTCTCCGGTGCTGCCGGTCATTCCAGTAACACCTGTTTCGCCGGTAGGACCTGGCGTACCGGTTGGACCAGTCAACCCCGTTTCTCCGGTGGCCCCGGTGATTCCAGCAGCGCCCGTTTCACCGGTAGCCCCTGTTTCACCAGCAGGACCAGTGGTACCAGTTGGCCCAGTGACCCCAGTTTCACCGGTAGAACCTATTTCACCAGTGATACCGGTCGCTCCAGTCATCCCAGTAGCACCTGTTGCACCGGTAGAACCAGTCGTACCGGTCGCCCCGGTGGCTCCGGTTTCTCCAGAACTGCCGGTCAGTCCAGTAGGGCCTGTTTCACCAGTAGCGCCTGTAATGCCAGTTGATCCAGTAACTCCAGTTTCACCGGTGCTGCCAGTCATCCCGGTAGTGCCTATTTCACCAGTAGGACCGGTGGTACCGGTCGCTCCAGTAATCCCAGTTTCCCCAGCAGGGCCAGTAGCACCGATTTCGCCAGTAGCACCTGTTTCGCCAACAGGGCCAGTGATGCCGGTCGTTCCGGTCACACCTGTTTCACCGGTAGGACCTGTTGTACCGATTGCCCCAGTTTCACCGGTGCTGCCAGTTATCCCAGTAGCACCTGTTTCACCGGCAGGGCCAGTCGTACCAGTTGTCCCAGCAACCCCAATTTCTCCAGTGGCTCCGGTTATCCCAGTAGCACCCGTTTCACCGGTAGGGCCAGTAATACCTGTCGTACCTGTAACCCCTGTGACCCCGGTTTCACCAGTGCTGCCGGTCATTCCAGTAGCGCCTGTTTCGCCAGTAGGACCGGTAGTGCCGGTCGCTCCGGTCACACCCGTTTCTCCAGTGGTTCCGGTTATCCCAGTAGTACCTGTTGCACCAGCAGGACCGGTGGTACCGGTCGCTCCAGTAATCCCGGTTTCTCCAGTGCTGCCGGTCAGTCCAGTAGTGCCCGTAATACCTGTTGCTCCAGTGACTCCAGTTTCACCGGTGCTGCCAGTTATTCCGGTAGCACCGGTTTCGCCAGTAGGACCAGTGATACCGGTTTCTCCGGTGTCACCAGTCAATCCGGTCACACCTGTTTCACCAGCAGGGCCAGCGACACCTGTCATCCCTGTGGCACCAGTTTCTCCGGTGCTGCCGGTCAGTCCGGTAGCACCTGTTTCGCCAACAGGGCCAGTGATACCGGACGCCCCGGTAACACCCGTCTCACCGGTATTGCCAGTTATCCCAGTAGCACCTGTTTCACCGGTAGGGCCAGTGGTACCGGTCGCTCCGGTCACACCTGTTTCGCCAGAAGCGCCTGTAATGCCAGTTGGTCCAGTGATCCCAGTTTCTCCGGTGTCACCAGTCAATCCGGTAGCACCAGTAGTGCCAATTGCTCCAGTGACTCCAGTTTCTCCTGTGCTACCGGTCATTCCAGTAGCACCTGTTTCACCAGCAGGACCGGCGGTACCAGTTGGCCCAGTGACCCCAGTTTCACCGGTGTCGCCGGTCATCCCAGTAGCACCCGTTTCACCGGTAGGACCAGTTGGTCCGGTGCCCCCAGTTTCACCGGTGTTGCCGGTCAATCCAGTAGCGCCCGTTTCGCCAGTAGGGCCAGTAATGCCTGTTGCCCCCGTGATACCAGTTTCTCCTGTGCTACCAGTCGTCCCAGTAACACCTGTTTCACCGGTAGCACCTGTTTCGCCAGTAGTGCCAGTAGTGCCGGTCGCTCCGGGCACACCCGTTTCTCCAGTGGTTCCGGTTATCCCGGCAGCACCTGTTTCGCCAGTAGGGCCAGTAATACCGGTTGCTCCAGTGACTCCAGTTTCACCGGTGCTGCCAGTTATTCCGGTAGTGCCCGTTTCGCCAACAGGGCCAGTGATACCGGTCGCCCCGGTAACACCCGTCTCACCGGTGCTGCCAGTTATCCCAGTAGCACCTGTTTCACCGGTAGTGCCCGTTTCACCAGTGGCGCCTGTCGTACCGGTTGGTCCGGTCACACCAGTTTCACCGGTGCTACCGGTCATCCCGGTAGTGCCTGTTTCACCAGTACCGCCTGTAATGCCAGTTGGTCCAGTGATCCCGGTTTCACCAGTACTGCCGGTCAGCCCAGTAGCGCCTGTTTCGCCAGTGGGACCAGTAGTGCCGGTCGCTCCGGTCACACCCGTTTCTCCTGTGGCCCCGGTCATCCCGGTAGCACCTGTTTCACCAGTAAGGCCAGTGATGCCAATTGCCCCCGTGACCCCAGTTTCACCGGTGATGCCGGTCATTCCGGTAGCACCGGTTTCACCGGTAGAACCAGTGGTGCCTGTTTCCCCGGTGACCCCAGTTTCTCCAGTGCTACCAGTCATCCCAGTAGTTCCTGTTTCACCAGTAGGACCAGTAGTGCCGGTCGCTCCGGTCACACCCGTTTCTCCAGTGGCCCCAGTGATTCCGGTAGCGCCCGCTTCGCCAGTAGGACCTGTCGTGCCGGTTGGTCCGGTCACCCCAGTTTCACCGGTGTTGCCAGTTATCCCAGTAGCACCCGCTTCACCAGTAGGGCCAGTAATACCGGTTGCTCCAATGACCCCAGTTTCTCCAGTACTGCCGGCCATTCCAGTAGCACCGGTTTCACCAGCAGGACCGGTGGTACCAGTTGGCCCAGTGACCCCAGTTTCACCGGTGTCGCCGGTCATCCCAGTAGCACCCGTTTCACCGGTAGGACCAGTTGGTCCGGTAATCCCGGTTTCTCCAGTGCTGCCGGTCATCCCGGTAGCGCCCGTCACACCGGCAGGACCAGTCGTACCGGTTGCCCCCGTGCC contains these protein-coding regions:
- a CDS encoding beta strand repeat-containing protein, whose product is MTGMTGSTGETGATGTTGSTGDPGTTGTTGSTGETGVTGVTGTTGPTGETGATGMTGAIGETGVTGATGTTGPAGETGTTGITGNTGETGVTGATGITGATGETGPTGLTGSSGETGVTGATGTTGSTGDPGATGVTGTTGATGETGTTGMTGSTGETGGTGATGITGPTGETGTTGMTGITGETGIAGATGTTGPAGETGATGITGNTGETGVTGATGITGPVGETGATGMTGSTGETGSAGATGITGATGETGSTGMIGSTGETGITGATGITGPAGETGVTGATGTTGTTGDPGATGMTGDTGETGVTGTTGITGPTGETGATGITGATGATGVPGATGSTGETGVTGPTGTTGPTGETGATGMTGITGETGVTGAIGITGETGLTGPTGTTGPAGETGTTGMTGSTGETGVTGVTGTTGSTGVTGITGPVGETGATGMTGNTGETGATGTTGVAGPAGETGATGITGATGEIGVAGTTGTTGPTGETGATGVTGTTGMTGNTGETGVTGVTGSTGSTGETGATGLTGNTGETGATGTTGPTGETGVTGATGTTGPTGETGVTGMTGNTGETGLTGATGITGPIGETGATGATGVTGATGITGPTGETGATGLTGSTGETGATGTTGVAGPTGETGATGLTGNTGETGGTGPTGPTGETGATGITGSTGETGVTGATGITGTTGLTGSTGETGITGTTGPTGETGATGMTGETGVAGATGITGPTGETGATGLTGSTGETGGTGATGTTGPAGVTGATGMTGSTGETGITGPTGPTGETGATGMTGDTGETGVTGPTGTTGPAGETGATGMAGSTGETGVIGATGITGPTGEAGATGITGNTGETGVTGPTGTTGPTGEAGATGITGATGETGVTGATGTTGPTGETGTTGMTGSTGETGVTGETGTTGSTGETGATGMTGITGETGVTGAIGITGLTGETGATGMTGATGETGVTGATGTTGPTGETGATGLTGSTGETGITGPTGITGGTGETGTTGMTGSTGETGVTGPTGTTGATGETGTTGETGATGITGSTGETGVTGATGITGPVGETGTTGITGSTGETGVTGATGITGPTGETGAAGITGTTGETGVPGATGTTGTTGETGATGETGVTGTTGSTGETGITGATGITGPTGETGATGLTGNTGETGGTGPTGPTGETGATGMTGDTGETGVTGPTGTAGPAGETGATGMTGSTGETGVTGAIGTTGATGLTGDTGETGITGPTGITGASGETGVTGATGTTGPTGETGATGITGNTGETGVTGASGITGPVGETGATGLTGSTGETGATGMTGVAGPAGETGVTGLTGDTGETGITGPTGETGATGITGSTGETGVTGATGITGTTGLTGSTGETGITGATGTTGPAGATGTTGITGTTGETGVTGATGTTGPTGETGATGMTGSTGETGVTGVTGTTGITGPTGETGATGITGATGEIGVAGTTGTTGPAGETGATGITGSTGETGAIGTTGPTGETGVTGTTGITGPVGETGATGEIGATGPAGETGITGATGTTGPTGEIGTTGMTGSTGETGVTGSTGITGATGETGPTGLTGSSGETGATGATGTTGSTGATGATGMTGATGITGEIGSTGETGVTGPTGTTGPAGETGATGETGAAGITGATGETGLTGPTGTPGPTGETGVTGMTGSTGETGITGATGITGPAGETGATGITGATGETGVTGATGTTGPAGETGATGMAGSTGGTGTTGSTGMTGSTGETGATGLTGSIGETGATGMAGTTGPAGETGVTGTTGSTGETGITGATGTTGPAGETGATGITGETGEAGVAGATGITGPTGET